The Castor canadensis chromosome 8, mCasCan1.hap1v2, whole genome shotgun sequence genome contains a region encoding:
- the LOC141425679 gene encoding histone H3, which translates to MARTKQTARKSTGGKAPRKQLATKAARKSAPATGGVKKPHRYRPGTVALREIRRYQKSTELLIRKLPFQRLVREIAQDFKTDLRFQSSAVMALQEASEAYLVGLFEDTNLCAIHAKRVTIMPKDIQLARRIRGERA; encoded by the coding sequence ATGGCTCGTACCAAGCAGACGGCTCGCAAGTCTACCGGCGGCAAGGCTCCGCGCAAGCAGCTGGCCACCAAGGCCGCCCGCAAGAGCGCGCCGGCCACCGGCGGCGTGAAGAAGCCCCACCGCTACCGGCCCGGCACCGTGGCGCTGCGCGAGATCCGCCGCTACCAGAAGTCCACCGAGCTGCTGATCCGCAAACTGCCGTTCCAGCGCCTGGTGCGCGAGATCGCGCAGGACTTCAAGACCGACCTGCGCTTCCAGAGCTCGGCCGTCATGGCGCTGCAGGAGGCGAGCGAGGCCTACCTGGTGGGCCTGTTTGAGGACACCAACCTGTGCGCCATCCACGCCAAGCGAGTGACCATCATGCCCAAGGACATCCAGCTGGCCCGTCGGATTCGGGGGGAGAGGGCGTAA